The Risungbinella massiliensis sequence TGTTATTGAAGGTGGTCGGGAGTACATTGGAGAGCATATTGATGTATTGGTTACCAGTGTGCTACAAACATCAGCAGGTAGAATGATCTTCGCCAAACCAAAACTTTTAGAAAAAGCACTTTAAATATGGTGTTACTAGCCCGTGGTGGGATTTTTCTACCTGCGGGCATTGTTCTGTTTGGGAAAGGGGATACAACCAACGTGAGCGTAGGGGTTGTCATTCCAGCCGCTGGACTAGGAAAGCGGATGGGGACAAAAGAGAGTAAACAGTTTCTAGAGTTAGATGGACAGCCAATATTGTTACATACTTTATTTCTGTTTGACCAACAACCTGAGATAACAGAAATTGTGCTGGCGGTTCGGGAAGAAGAACAAGAACGTGTATATCAAATGGTTACAGAAGCTGGGCTTCGAAAAGTGACAAAGATAGTAGTAGGTGGTAAGGAGAGGCAAGATAGTGTCTATCAGGGTCTATTAGCATGTGAGACGGAATATGTTCTCGTGCATGATGCAGTAAGGCCATTTGTGGAGCCTGAGCGTCTCCAACAGCTTATTTCAGTCGTTCGAGAAAAGGATGCGGCAATCCTGGCTGTTCCAAGTAAAGATACGATTAAAGAAGTGCACGAGGGAGTGGTGACCAATACACCAGATCGGGCCTTTCTTTGGAATGTTCAAACCCCTCAAGCTTTTCGCCGTTCGCTTTTGATTGAAGCTAATCATCATGCTGGGCAACAACAACTTGCTGTGACAGATGATGCTTCTATCATGGAACATTACGGTCATCCAGTAACAGTGGTGATGGGAAACTATCATAACATCAAGATCACAACCACAGAAGATCTTATCTATGCCAAAGCGATCTTGGATTCAAGACAAGTGGGGGAGATAACTAGATGATCAGAATTGGACAAGGTTATGACGTGCATCAGTTGGTGGTAGATCGACCGCTTATTATTGGTGGGATTGAAATTCCGTATGAGAAGGGGCTACTAGGTCACTCGGATGCGGATGTCTTGCTACACACTATTACAGATGCTATATTAGGAGCACTTGCACTAGGGGATATTGGAAAACATTTCCCAGACACAGACCCCGAATGGAAAGGTGCTGATAGTGCCAAATTGCTTGCAGCTGTTTGGGGAATGGTTCGAGATAGAGGTTACCGTCTAGGTAATTTAGACGCAACCATTATTGCTCAAAAACCAAAGATGGCTCCACATATTCCAGCAATGCGAAAGAGAATCGCGGAATTATTAGATGCTGAATTAGATCAAATCAATGTGAAAGCGACAACGACCGAGCAATTAGGTTTTACAGGACGAGGCGAAGGAATTGCATCTATGGCGGTTGTTTTGTTGCAAAAATAAATATTCGGAGGTACCAAGCGATGGATCGTGTTCGTACACGCTATGCACCAAGCCCAACAGGATACTTACATATCGGAGGAGCCAGAACCGCTCTATTTAGTTTTCTGTATGCGAAAAAGCATGGAGGAGACTTTATTTTACGGATTGAAGATACTGACACGGAGCGAAATGTAGAAGGTGCTGGAGAAGAGCAAATGGATGGTCTTCGATGGCTCGGGATTGAGTGGGACGAGTCCGTAGATATTGGTGGTCCTTATGCGCCTTATCGCTGTATGGAGCGTCTCGATATTTACCAAACTTATCTAAATCAATTGCTAGCAGAAGGAAAAGCATACTATAGCTATGCTACCAAAGAAGAAATTGAAAAAGAACGAGAAGAGCAATTAGCTCGTGGAGAAGCACCGAAATATAGTGGTTGGGATCGTGATCTCACAGCTGAAGAGCGTGCTAAGTATGAAAAAGAAGGTCGAGTTCCGACTGTACGGCTCAAAGTACCAAGTGGAAAACAATTAGTTTTTCAAGATCTAGTTCGAGGTGAAGTCTCTTTTGAATCAGATGGTATTGGAGACTTTGTGATTGCACGTGAAGATGGACGCCCTACATATAACTTTGCAGTAGTAGTGGACGACTACCTCATGAAAATTAGTCATATTTTCCGTGGGGAAGAGCATATTTCCAATACACCAAAACAATTGCTTGTTTACCAAGCCTTTGGTTGGAAAACCCCTATTTTTGGACACATTCCGCTCATTTTGAACCCGGAAGGGAAAAAGATGAGTAAACGAGATGGCTCTATCGTTCAGTTTATCAGCCAATATAGAGAGTTAGGTTTCTTACCAGAAGCGATTGTAAACTTCCTCTCCCTCCTCGGTTGGTCTCCTGAAGGAGAAGAAGAGATCTTTTCTCTAGAAGAGCTGTGTAATCTATTTGGAATAGAACGTGTTTCCAAATCTCCTGCTATTTTTGACACTGCCAAATTAAAATGGATGAACAATCACTATATCAAGAGGGCAGATACTGAGCGAATTCTAGATTTGGCACTCCCTTATCTAGAAAAGGCAGGTCGTGTAACAGGGGATCTTCAAGAAGGGGATCGTGCATGGCTAAAACGATTAATTGGTCTATATCAGGAACAATTAGATCAAATTTCGGATATTGTACAATTAACAGACCTTTTCTTCCGCGAAGAGATGACGTACTCTGAAGAAGCCAAACAAGTTTTGTCTGAGGATCATATCCCCGTGGTATTGGCGGCATTATTGGAGAAACTACAAGGAAAAGAAGAGATCCAAGTAGCAGAATTGCAACCTCTCTTTAAACAGATACAAAAAGAGACTGGCTATAAAGGGAAGCAGCTCTTTATGCCGATTCGGGCAGCTGTAACGGGTGAAGTACATGGTCCGGATCTCAAAGAGTCTATCTCATTACTAGGTGTCCAAAAAGTGCTTCAACGCCTCCAGACTCTAGTTGACAAGCGGGAAGAAGTTGTCGGAAAATAATATTACGATATAACCAAAACGTGGATCGGGAGAAGTACGGTCATGATTGGAATTCCAGAGAAGAGCGGTTGGTGAGAAGCTCTATTCCAAGTGATCGGAAATGCACCCGGGAGTCGTCTGTTGAAAGATAACGAGTAATCAGATGCGGTAGCCTGCCGTTATAGGCTAGAGGTGGAGTCGCTCTTTCTTTTTCGTTTAGAGGAGAGAAGGTGGCTCAAACAGAGTGGAACCGCGGATAAACCGTCTCTGTAGCAGTTATTGCTACAGAGACTTTTTTTATGGTCGATCTAACGTGTTTGGAGAAAAGAATTTATTCCCATATTGGAGAGGGGAACAGCAGAATGTCTATTGGTAGCAAATGGAGTGAATGGAAGAGAACCATTCAGAGTGACATTCAAGCAGTCTTTGATCGCGATCCGGCGGCACGTAGTATGTTTGAGGTAGTGCTGACTTACTCTGGACTTCATGCCATCTGGTGGCATCGTGTAGCTCATTTTTTTCATAAACATAATTGGAAACTGCTTGGACGAATTATCTCGCAAACAAATCGTTTTTTTACAGGTATCGAAATCCATCCAGGAGCAAAATTAGGACGTGGAGTTTTTATTGATCATGGGATGGGTGTAGTGATTGGCGAAACTTGTGAAGTAGGGAATTTTGTTACGATCTTTCAAGGAGTAACGCTTGGAGGAACTGGGAAAGAAAAAGGGAAACGTCATCCTACGATTGAGGATCATGTCATGATAGCAAGTGGTGCGAAAATTCTAGGTTCTATTAGGGTAGGACGCTGCGCTAAGATTGGAGCAGGTTCTGTCGTTTTACGAGAAGTTCCCCCAAATTCGACTGTAGTTGGCGTGCCAGGACGTGTAGTAGTTCAAGATGGGGTACGAGTGCAAAGTGATCTCGATCAGGTTAATCTACCAGATCCAGTCCAAGAAATGTTCCGTGTGATGCAGAAAGAAATCCAAGAGTTAAAACAAGAATTAGACGAGCTAAAAAAACGTTCTATAAAGGTAGAAGATCCTGAAGGAGGTACAAATGATGAAGGTCAAGCTCTACAATACTTTGACTAGACAGAAGGAGCCATTTCAGACGCTTTTGCCAAACAAGGTAAAGATGTATGTCTGCGGACCGACAGTCTACAATTATATCCACATTGGGAATGCAAGGGTTTTTGTTTTTTTTGATGTAGTACGCCGTTACTTAGAGTATCTAGGAATGGAAGTCACTTATGTACAGAACTTTACAGACGTAGATGATCGGTTGATACAACAATCGCAAAAAGAAAATCGCCCAGTAGCTGAGATTGCGG is a genomic window containing:
- the ispF gene encoding 2-C-methyl-D-erythritol 2,4-cyclodiphosphate synthase, which encodes MIRIGQGYDVHQLVVDRPLIIGGIEIPYEKGLLGHSDADVLLHTITDAILGALALGDIGKHFPDTDPEWKGADSAKLLAAVWGMVRDRGYRLGNLDATIIAQKPKMAPHIPAMRKRIAELLDAELDQINVKATTTEQLGFTGRGEGIASMAVVLLQK
- the ispD gene encoding 2-C-methyl-D-erythritol 4-phosphate cytidylyltransferase, which produces MVLLARGGIFLPAGIVLFGKGDTTNVSVGVVIPAAGLGKRMGTKESKQFLELDGQPILLHTLFLFDQQPEITEIVLAVREEEQERVYQMVTEAGLRKVTKIVVGGKERQDSVYQGLLACETEYVLVHDAVRPFVEPERLQQLISVVREKDAAILAVPSKDTIKEVHEGVVTNTPDRAFLWNVQTPQAFRRSLLIEANHHAGQQQLAVTDDASIMEHYGHPVTVVMGNYHNIKITTTEDLIYAKAILDSRQVGEITR
- the gltX gene encoding glutamate--tRNA ligase; translation: MDRVRTRYAPSPTGYLHIGGARTALFSFLYAKKHGGDFILRIEDTDTERNVEGAGEEQMDGLRWLGIEWDESVDIGGPYAPYRCMERLDIYQTYLNQLLAEGKAYYSYATKEEIEKEREEQLARGEAPKYSGWDRDLTAEERAKYEKEGRVPTVRLKVPSGKQLVFQDLVRGEVSFESDGIGDFVIAREDGRPTYNFAVVVDDYLMKISHIFRGEEHISNTPKQLLVYQAFGWKTPIFGHIPLILNPEGKKMSKRDGSIVQFISQYRELGFLPEAIVNFLSLLGWSPEGEEEIFSLEELCNLFGIERVSKSPAIFDTAKLKWMNNHYIKRADTERILDLALPYLEKAGRVTGDLQEGDRAWLKRLIGLYQEQLDQISDIVQLTDLFFREEMTYSEEAKQVLSEDHIPVVLAALLEKLQGKEEIQVAELQPLFKQIQKETGYKGKQLFMPIRAAVTGEVHGPDLKESISLLGVQKVLQRLQTLVDKREEVVGK
- the cysE gene encoding serine O-acetyltransferase, with the protein product MSIGSKWSEWKRTIQSDIQAVFDRDPAARSMFEVVLTYSGLHAIWWHRVAHFFHKHNWKLLGRIISQTNRFFTGIEIHPGAKLGRGVFIDHGMGVVIGETCEVGNFVTIFQGVTLGGTGKEKGKRHPTIEDHVMIASGAKILGSIRVGRCAKIGAGSVVLREVPPNSTVVGVPGRVVVQDGVRVQSDLDQVNLPDPVQEMFRVMQKEIQELKQELDELKKRSIKVEDPEGGTNDEGQALQYFD